The Flavobacterium psychrophilum genome includes a region encoding these proteins:
- a CDS encoding multidrug ABC transporter substrate-binding protein has translation MLNNWLKIYLYQIKNNKFFTALNVLGLSLGIAGLVFSILYWNDEHAYNSWNPEKDRVFYSVIDMGENKLWGASAAPVGPHLTSIPEVTEYCYMNAWYNNAVLEYKGKKEMIGKVTDAQKNFFSFFPFEFIQGNAKTALDEGSIALSETTAKRLFGSQAPMGEQVRYGEKLLTVKGIYRLDGKSSFQPDIVTNGIDPKLKENESRWGAFSFAMLVKLKNADDAAAVEQKIEKLYYDNATKLYAAENGISPQEYINRYGDTRVHLESLADLRLHSRVRDVPEGRGNYQFLMIMLGLSLLILLLSIVNYINLATANAIKRAKEVGVRKILGATKSNIIKQFVFETVLTTLFALLLAMVIVEISLPYYNMFLGKELVIESSQFYIQLIVVFIVIVLLSGILPAVYVSKFESINVLKGNFSRSKRGIWLRNGMLVLQFGIASFFIIGSYIVNQQVNYLASKDVGFKGDQVIDIAYRNSYDFKDEKFREKLAQKYSSVKQRLLAIKGVQKVSGGTFKLGGGSSHSSSFTYGDAEVSLQYMVTDFGLLDMMKIKMAQGRDLSPRFASDTINSVLINETAMKMFGDKQLVGKFIKWDKDDYKVVGVVKDFHLNNPQDPIPPMVFAHQKAMNWMMQNTNDIYVTVDPTHMESALAEMEQLWHSIDPDYPFSYDFVDKYFARSYQSYVHQRNLFTLLNIVVMLIALFGLFALSSYSIQRRMKEIAIRKTLGAETGVLLTALSKQYIVFCIVGFAIALFPAWLLLDKWLENFTYRIDISVLPFLAGFIVLMVLTLIVVISRAWHATRMDVLTYLKYE, from the coding sequence ATGCTAAACAACTGGCTAAAAATATATTTATATCAGATAAAGAACAACAAGTTCTTTACGGCACTAAACGTGCTCGGTCTTAGCCTGGGTATCGCAGGGCTTGTGTTTTCTATATTGTACTGGAACGACGAGCACGCGTACAATAGCTGGAATCCTGAAAAGGACCGGGTGTTTTACAGTGTTATAGATATGGGCGAAAATAAGTTATGGGGAGCGAGTGCTGCACCCGTTGGTCCGCACCTTACATCTATACCCGAAGTAACCGAATACTGTTATATGAACGCCTGGTACAATAACGCTGTTTTAGAATACAAGGGCAAAAAGGAAATGATAGGCAAGGTTACCGATGCCCAAAAGAATTTTTTTAGCTTTTTTCCTTTTGAATTTATTCAGGGCAATGCCAAAACAGCTTTAGATGAAGGCAGCATTGCATTGTCTGAAACTACTGCCAAACGCCTGTTCGGAAGTCAGGCTCCAATGGGGGAGCAGGTACGCTATGGCGAAAAATTGCTTACGGTAAAAGGAATATACAGGCTTGACGGAAAATCGTCTTTTCAGCCGGATATCGTTACTAACGGCATTGATCCTAAACTGAAAGAAAACGAATCGCGCTGGGGTGCTTTTAGCTTTGCTATGCTTGTAAAACTTAAAAACGCCGATGACGCTGCTGCTGTAGAGCAGAAAATTGAAAAGCTGTATTATGATAACGCGACAAAATTATATGCTGCCGAAAATGGTATTTCGCCCCAGGAATATATAAATCGCTATGGCGATACTAGGGTACACCTGGAGTCGCTTGCCGACCTTAGGCTTCACTCTCGTGTTCGCGATGTGCCCGAAGGCAGGGGCAATTACCAGTTCTTAATGATAATGTTAGGGTTGTCGCTGCTTATACTGCTATTGTCAATCGTAAACTATATTAACCTTGCCACAGCCAACGCCATTAAAAGGGCAAAAGAGGTTGGGGTACGTAAAATACTGGGGGCTACAAAAAGCAATATCATAAAGCAATTTGTGTTTGAGACAGTGCTTACGACATTGTTTGCTTTACTGCTGGCAATGGTAATTGTAGAAATTTCGTTGCCTTACTACAATATGTTTCTGGGTAAAGAACTGGTTATAGAAAGTAGCCAGTTTTATATACAGCTTATCGTAGTGTTTATAGTTATAGTGCTGCTTTCGGGTATATTGCCTGCGGTGTATGTTTCGAAATTTGAGTCTATAAATGTGCTTAAAGGCAATTTTTCCCGAAGCAAAAGAGGGATATGGCTTCGCAATGGCATGCTCGTACTTCAATTTGGTATAGCGTCGTTTTTTATCATCGGTTCGTATATTGTTAACCAGCAGGTAAACTATCTGGCATCTAAAGATGTAGGTTTTAAAGGCGACCAGGTTATAGATATAGCCTACAGAAACAGCTACGATTTTAAAGATGAAAAATTCAGGGAAAAGCTTGCCCAAAAATACAGTTCGGTTAAGCAAAGATTGCTGGCTATAAAAGGGGTACAGAAGGTATCCGGCGGTACTTTTAAACTCGGTGGCGGATCATCGCACTCAAGTTCTTTTACCTACGGCGATGCAGAAGTATCGCTGCAATATATGGTAACCGATTTTGGACTGTTGGACATGATGAAGATAAAAATGGCGCAGGGTCGCGATTTGTCCCCCCGTTTTGCTTCAGATACTATCAATTCGGTTCTGATAAACGAAACGGCAATGAAGATGTTTGGTGACAAACAGCTTGTAGGTAAGTTCATTAAATGGGATAAAGATGACTATAAGGTTGTGGGTGTTGTAAAAGATTTTCATCTAAACAATCCGCAGGATCCTATTCCACCAATGGTATTTGCGCACCAAAAAGCAATGAACTGGATGATGCAGAATACTAACGATATTTATGTAACAGTAGACCCTACCCATATGGAATCGGCTCTTGCCGAAATGGAACAGCTATGGCATTCTATAGACCCGGATTATCCATTTAGCTATGACTTTGTAGATAAGTATTTTGCCCGCTCATACCAGAGTTATGTACACCAGCGTAATTTGTTTACCCTGCTGAATATTGTAGTTATGCTGATAGCCTTGTTCGGTTTGTTTGCCCTGTCGTCGTACAGCATTCAGCGCAGAATGAAAGAAATAGCCATACGTAAAACACTGGGTGCGGAAACAGGCGTACTGCTTACAGCACTTTCTAAACAGTATATCGTGTTCTGTATCGTAGGGTTTGCAATTGCCTTGTTTCCCGCATGGCTGCTGCTTGATAAATGGCTGGAAAATTTTACCTATCGCATAGATATATCGGTACTGCCGTTCCTGGCAGGTTTTATAGTGCTTATGGTCCTTACACTTATAGTTGTAATAAGCAGGGCCTGGCATGCTACCAGGATGGATGTACTTACTTACCTTAAATACGAATAA
- a CDS encoding multidrug ABC transporter substrate-binding protein, protein MLKNWLKIYLYQIKNNKFFTALNVLGLSLGIAGLVFAILYWNDEHSYNQWNPNKDNTFQVINDLGNGNVWATNIAQTGALAKALLPEVADYCYMDDWYHENVVSYNGKGQVVSKIISAQNNFFSFFPFEFVKGSAATSVTPNSVAISEAAAKLLFGDADPMNKTIKFANGGVFSVKGVYRLNQKSSFEPNMVFNGIDSRLKDNKDQWGNYSFGLFLKLKDPAKAKAVEAGIRKIYFENRTKANAKEEGLTPEEYVKKHGETMVYLEALKDIRLHSVAHGSPEGKGNYRFLLIMAGLSVLVLILSIVNYVNLATANAVKRAKEVGVRKILGAGKGNIIRQFIFETILTTLFAILLALVIVELSLPYYNDFLGKELAIHGSQFYVQLIAIFIVVIVMSGIFPAVYVSNFETLNVLKGNFGRSKSGVWLRNGMLILQFAIASFFIVGSYIVYRQIEYLTNKDLGFTGDQVIQVQYRQPNYDWSKRDWTPVMMQRYETVKQEVRKIEGVEEVSAGAFTFGSEASSSSNFSYRETVNVQAKNMAVDFEMLDMLKIKVVKGRNLSPALSSDTINSVLVNETAVRMMGEKDPIGKEIKWNDEKLKIVGVVKDFHFQNINEPIPPMTFFHFKTIDWMFGNVNGITIKVKAENMEQTLAGLEKLWTTKIDTDYPFDYAFVNANFANTYKAYVKQKDLFSLLNVVVILIALFGLFALSSYSIQRRMKEIAIRKTLGADTGVLLLALSKQYVVFCITGFLIAYVPAWMLLDKWLETFAYRIDISILPFIIGFTVLMVLTLAVVLSRAYQATRVDVLTYLKYE, encoded by the coding sequence ATGTTAAAGAACTGGCTAAAAATATATTTATATCAGATAAAGAACAACAAGTTCTTTACGGCGCTAAATGTGCTTGGGCTTAGCCTTGGTATTGCCGGGCTGGTGTTTGCCATATTGTACTGGAACGACGAACATTCGTACAACCAATGGAACCCCAATAAAGACAATACCTTTCAGGTAATAAACGATTTGGGGAACGGTAATGTATGGGCAACAAATATCGCACAGACAGGCGCATTGGCAAAGGCACTGCTTCCTGAGGTTGCCGACTATTGTTATATGGACGACTGGTACCATGAAAACGTAGTAAGTTATAACGGAAAAGGTCAGGTTGTCAGCAAGATTATAAGTGCACAAAACAACTTTTTTTCTTTCTTTCCTTTTGAGTTTGTAAAAGGAAGTGCTGCTACTTCGGTCACGCCAAATTCTGTTGCAATATCTGAAGCAGCGGCTAAGCTGCTGTTTGGCGATGCCGACCCGATGAACAAGACCATAAAGTTTGCTAACGGTGGTGTATTTTCGGTAAAGGGAGTATACAGGCTTAACCAAAAATCGTCGTTTGAACCTAACATGGTATTTAACGGCATAGACAGCAGGCTAAAGGATAATAAAGATCAATGGGGTAACTATAGTTTTGGGTTATTCTTAAAACTTAAAGACCCTGCTAAAGCAAAAGCAGTAGAAGCAGGAATAAGAAAAATATACTTTGAGAACAGGACAAAAGCAAATGCTAAAGAAGAAGGACTTACACCAGAAGAGTACGTAAAAAAACATGGCGAAACCATGGTGTACCTTGAAGCGCTTAAAGATATCAGGCTGCATTCTGTAGCGCATGGCAGCCCGGAAGGGAAAGGTAACTACCGTTTCCTGCTTATTATGGCAGGATTATCTGTACTGGTGCTTATACTATCTATTGTAAACTATGTAAACCTAGCTACTGCAAATGCGGTTAAAAGGGCAAAAGAAGTTGGGGTGCGTAAAATTTTAGGCGCAGGAAAAGGCAATATTATAAGGCAGTTTATTTTTGAAACAATACTTACGACCTTATTTGCAATTCTGTTGGCCTTGGTAATAGTAGAGCTTTCGTTACCCTATTATAACGACTTTTTGGGCAAAGAACTCGCTATACACGGCAGTCAGTTTTACGTGCAGCTGATAGCCATTTTTATAGTGGTTATAGTGATGTCGGGTATATTTCCGGCGGTGTATGTTTCCAATTTCGAAACGCTGAATGTGCTTAAAGGCAATTTCGGGCGAAGTAAAAGCGGGGTATGGCTGCGTAATGGTATGCTTATACTGCAATTTGCAATAGCGTCTTTTTTTATTGTAGGATCGTATATAGTATACCGCCAAATAGAATACCTAACCAATAAAGACCTTGGCTTTACAGGAGACCAGGTTATACAGGTGCAATACAGGCAGCCCAATTACGACTGGAGTAAAAGAGACTGGACACCGGTTATGATGCAGCGCTATGAAACCGTTAAGCAGGAGGTTCGAAAAATAGAGGGTGTAGAGGAAGTCTCTGCAGGGGCGTTTACATTTGGCAGTGAGGCAAGTTCATCGTCTAACTTTAGTTATCGCGAAACAGTTAATGTGCAGGCTAAGAATATGGCAGTAGATTTTGAAATGCTGGATATGCTAAAGATAAAAGTTGTTAAGGGTCGTAATCTATCGCCTGCTTTGTCATCAGATACTATTAATTCTGTATTGGTTAATGAAACGGCCGTTAGAATGATGGGCGAAAAAGACCCTATTGGCAAAGAAATAAAATGGAATGATGAAAAACTGAAAATAGTGGGTGTGGTTAAAGATTTTCACTTTCAGAACATTAATGAGCCAATTCCGCCGATGACGTTTTTTCATTTTAAGACTATCGACTGGATGTTTGGCAATGTAAACGGTATTACCATAAAAGTAAAGGCCGAAAACATGGAACAAACCCTGGCCGGGTTGGAAAAATTATGGACTACCAAAATAGATACCGACTACCCGTTTGACTATGCTTTTGTAAATGCCAATTTTGCGAACACCTACAAGGCGTATGTAAAACAAAAGGACTTGTTTTCGTTGCTTAATGTTGTGGTAATTCTTATTGCACTGTTTGGTTTGTTTGCCTTGTCATCGTACAGTATTCAACGCAGGATGAAAGAAATTGCCATACGCAAAACTCTTGGCGCCGATACCGGTGTGCTGTTACTAGCCCTCTCAAAGCAATATGTAGTGTTTTGCATTACAGGTTTTCTTATTGCTTATGTACCGGCATGGATGCTGCTGGACAAGTGGCTTGAAACCTTTGCCTACCGTATCGATATTTCTATACTTCCGTTTATAATTGGATTTACGGTACTTATGGTTTTAACGCTTGCTGTTGTACTTTCAAGAGCCTACCAGGCTACCAGGGTAGATGTACTTACTTACCTTAAATACGAATAA
- a CDS encoding phosphonate ABC transporter ATP-binding protein: protein MIHIKNLSKVFRTEEVETKALNDVSLEVKQGEFVTIMGASGCGKSTLLNIVGMLDSASGGSYQLLGKEINGLSESEKSKMRKENVGFVFQNFNLIDELSVYDNIELPLIYNNVPSGERKKKVEAIAERLAISHRLKHFPQQLSGGQQQRAAVARALVNDPKIILADEPTGNLDSKNGNEVMELLTDLHAAGATILMVTHSEYDASFSQKTIIMKDGMVLSERKNSRNTDVFVTNEA, encoded by the coding sequence ATGATACATATTAAAAACCTTTCAAAAGTATTCAGAACAGAAGAAGTAGAGACCAAAGCACTTAACGATGTTTCGCTTGAGGTAAAACAGGGTGAATTCGTAACCATAATGGGTGCTTCGGGCTGTGGAAAATCGACCCTTTTAAATATTGTTGGTATGCTGGATAGCGCATCGGGCGGAAGCTATCAGCTGTTGGGTAAAGAAATAAACGGACTCAGCGAAAGCGAAAAGTCGAAAATGAGAAAAGAAAACGTAGGCTTTGTATTCCAGAACTTTAACCTTATCGACGAGCTTTCGGTTTACGACAATATAGAACTACCCCTTATTTATAACAATGTACCATCTGGCGAAAGAAAGAAAAAAGTGGAAGCTATTGCAGAAAGGCTTGCCATTTCGCACAGGCTGAAACATTTTCCGCAGCAGCTTTCGGGAGGTCAGCAGCAAAGGGCTGCCGTAGCAAGGGCATTGGTTAACGACCCAAAAATTATACTTGCCGATGAGCCTACAGGGAACCTTGACAGTAAAAACGGTAATGAGGTGATGGAACTACTTACCGACCTGCATGCAGCAGGGGCAACCATACTTATGGTAACCCACTCTGAATATGATGCATCGTTCTCGCAGAAAACCATAATAATGAAAGACGGTATGGTGCTTAGCGAAAGAAAAAACAGCAGGAATACAGATGTTTTTGTAACGAATGAGGCATAA
- a CDS encoding RND transporter — MDTIVTRKNRKNKYLLMALPAFLLAGYFVYASVTKKRGLTVKKSEIAIKAVEDNYFEDFIVFQAKVEPLNAMLLNVIEGGSIQEIFVSNGDMVTKGQPLARLYNPNTELGYVTQETSIIEQINNLNKAKLDLRNQELNMAKDLVAIDHDYQDAKNLYDLNEKLFKEEILSKNEWEKTKENFRFQKERKNIIQQSIQKEKQANLMQIGQMSQSQAIMYKSLGILRTNKKNFLVTAPMAGRLTSFEPVLGKNYIAGESIGKIDVMKGYKLMADVDEFYLERVGVGQKGKVDFKGETLDVEVMKVIPEIKGGRFIVELNFIGKVLPDVKQGLSFGVRLILSEKSKTTVLPKGSFFDVTAGRWIFVVNGDKAEKRAIKTGRENPLYYEVTEGLKPGEKVVTSSYKDYEKVEVLNITNE; from the coding sequence ATGGACACTATCGTTACCCGTAAAAATAGAAAAAATAAGTATCTGCTCATGGCGCTGCCCGCTTTTTTATTGGCAGGCTATTTTGTGTATGCATCGGTAACCAAAAAAAGAGGACTAACCGTTAAAAAGAGTGAGATTGCAATTAAGGCGGTAGAGGATAATTATTTTGAAGACTTTATTGTATTTCAGGCAAAGGTAGAGCCGCTAAACGCGATGCTGCTAAATGTTATTGAAGGAGGATCGATTCAGGAGATATTTGTATCTAACGGCGATATGGTTACCAAAGGGCAGCCGTTGGCAAGATTGTATAACCCAAATACCGAACTGGGCTATGTTACGCAGGAAACATCTATAATAGAACAGATAAATAACCTGAACAAAGCCAAGCTGGATTTAAGAAACCAGGAGCTTAACATGGCAAAAGACCTGGTTGCAATAGACCATGACTATCAGGATGCCAAAAACCTGTATGACCTTAATGAGAAGTTGTTTAAGGAAGAGATACTTTCTAAAAACGAGTGGGAAAAGACAAAGGAGAATTTCAGGTTCCAAAAGGAGCGTAAGAATATAATCCAGCAAAGTATACAGAAAGAAAAACAGGCCAACCTGATGCAGATAGGCCAGATGAGCCAGTCGCAGGCGATAATGTACAAAAGCCTTGGCATACTGCGTACCAACAAAAAGAACTTTTTGGTTACCGCGCCAATGGCAGGAAGGTTAACATCGTTTGAGCCGGTGCTGGGTAAAAACTATATTGCAGGCGAAAGCATAGGTAAGATAGACGTTATGAAAGGGTATAAGCTTATGGCAGATGTTGATGAGTTTTACCTGGAGCGTGTAGGCGTAGGGCAAAAAGGAAAGGTAGACTTTAAAGGCGAAACGCTGGATGTTGAGGTAATGAAGGTTATACCGGAAATTAAGGGCGGCCGCTTTATTGTAGAGCTTAACTTTATTGGCAAAGTATTGCCCGATGTTAAGCAGGGGCTTAGCTTTGGAGTAAGGCTTATACTTTCTGAAAAATCTAAGACTACCGTATTGCCTAAAGGAAGCTTTTTTGATGTTACAGCCGGGCGTTGGATCTTTGTGGTAAATGGCGATAAGGCAGAAAAGCGGGCTATTAAAACGGGGCGCGAAAATCCGCTGTATTATGAGGTTACCGAAGGGCTTAAACCTGGCGAAAAGGTGGTTACATCATCATATAAAGATTATGAAAAAGTAGAAGTTTTAAATATAACAAACGAATAA
- a CDS encoding AAA family ATPase, with translation MKKTQANILVIDDQEDILFASKMVLKKHFETIYTLSDPKKILATLAEHPIDVVLLDMNYRIGFEDGREGIYALKEIKTFSPQTTVILMTAFGKVETAVEGLKLGAFDYILKPWDNEKLLFVVKSAVEESRKERKKEARLPKKEAFFVGDSPAIKRAYSLSEKVAKTDANVLILGENGTGKYVMANYIHQNSNRAAQPFMHVDLGSLSDTIFESELFGYAKGAFTDAKLDTPGRFELSNNGTIFLDEIGNVPIHLQSKLLQVLQNKSVTRLGEAKARPLNVRIITATNIDLKQEAALKNFREDLYYRINTMEITLPPLRERREDLVPLAEFLLEKIAGKYERDSIAFDADALQKMALHSWNGNIREMENRIERAVILCENNTITAGDLDLTHVTAVSAKEEAQLSDIEKATIEKALQKHSFNISKTAEELGLSRAALYRRMEKHEIGNH, from the coding sequence ATGAAAAAAACACAGGCCAATATTTTAGTAATAGACGATCAGGAAGATATACTCTTTGCCTCTAAAATGGTTTTAAAGAAGCATTTTGAGACCATTTATACCCTGAGCGACCCTAAAAAAATACTCGCAACCCTGGCAGAACACCCCATAGATGTGGTGCTTTTGGATATGAACTACCGTATAGGTTTTGAAGACGGCCGCGAAGGTATTTATGCCCTTAAAGAGATAAAAACCTTTTCGCCACAAACCACAGTAATTTTAATGACAGCCTTTGGCAAGGTAGAAACTGCTGTAGAAGGGCTAAAGCTCGGCGCTTTTGATTATATACTGAAACCGTGGGATAACGAAAAGTTGTTGTTCGTGGTAAAATCGGCAGTAGAAGAAAGCCGCAAAGAGCGTAAAAAAGAAGCACGCCTGCCTAAAAAAGAAGCTTTTTTTGTGGGCGATTCGCCTGCCATAAAACGCGCGTATTCGCTTTCAGAAAAAGTAGCAAAAACCGATGCCAACGTACTTATACTTGGCGAGAACGGCACAGGTAAATATGTAATGGCAAATTACATTCACCAAAATTCTAACCGTGCTGCGCAGCCTTTTATGCATGTAGACCTGGGTTCGCTTAGCGACACCATTTTTGAGAGCGAATTGTTCGGTTATGCCAAAGGTGCTTTTACAGATGCCAAACTTGATACCCCTGGACGTTTTGAACTTTCCAACAACGGAACTATTTTTCTTGACGAAATTGGCAACGTTCCAATTCACCTTCAGTCGAAACTGTTGCAGGTACTACAAAATAAATCGGTTACCCGATTAGGCGAGGCCAAAGCCCGACCGCTTAATGTACGCATTATTACGGCTACCAATATCGACCTGAAGCAGGAAGCTGCACTTAAAAATTTCAGGGAAGATTTATACTACCGCATCAACACTATGGAAATTACCCTTCCGCCACTTCGCGAACGTCGTGAAGACCTTGTTCCACTGGCAGAATTTTTACTGGAAAAGATTGCGGGTAAATACGAACGTGACAGTATTGCCTTTGATGCCGATGCATTACAAAAAATGGCACTGCACTCCTGGAATGGTAACATCCGCGAAATGGAAAATCGTATAGAGCGTGCCGTTATACTTTGTGAAAACAACACTATTACTGCGGGCGACCTTGACCTTACACACGTTACTGCTGTATCTGCAAAAGAAGAGGCACAGCTTTCTGACATTGAAAAAGCAACTATAGAAAAAGCACTGCAAAAACATAGCTTCAACATTAGTAAAACCGCCGAAGAGCTCGGACTTTCGCGCGCTGCATTGTATAGAAGGATGGAAAAACACGAAATTGGCAACCACTAA
- a CDS encoding histidine kinase: MKQLQLYQLLFLRIVLIIIAVGSGFLLLQKDLVYTASFIFLVFILLLFELFAFIRNTFLFYDKTISAILNNDFSADFSRLSSFENYRNLFRLYDRLKNMQNEQVSKDIVYRSILNNIETGVLILEKKEADWGIFLMNDYFSEHFTVPKVSKWSYLRNQIPALCSIIEERDFSDMRTSLQVRVGNTDSQTFMLQTSKTKTYDTDYYIILLDSIQKVIAKKEKDAWINLMKVISHELMNSITPIRSLAQNMEEIVAQDDLSKDDLNDIKESVSAMIHRSDHLQNFIDSYRKLAMLPSPNKEVLNLETTMNGVLKIMAPLFKNAGVTIHNTIGFNRRFMADALQLEQVLINLFTNSIYALEGLSEKEITITAEFRNGRIFITITDTGNGIDPAIEDKIFLPFFTTRKEGAGIGLTLSKNIIEAHGGYLTYQNEGNVTQFTICLIE, encoded by the coding sequence ATGAAACAACTACAACTTTACCAACTGCTCTTCCTGCGCATTGTGCTAATTATAATAGCCGTGGGCAGTGGCTTTCTGCTGTTACAAAAAGATTTGGTATATACCGCTTCTTTCATATTTTTGGTGTTCATACTATTGCTGTTCGAGCTGTTCGCCTTTATCCGTAATACATTCCTATTTTACGACAAGACCATAAGTGCTATACTCAACAATGATTTTTCTGCCGATTTCTCAAGGCTTAGCTCTTTCGAGAATTACCGGAATCTTTTCAGATTATATGACAGGCTTAAAAATATGCAGAACGAACAGGTATCTAAAGATATCGTGTATCGTTCTATCCTGAATAATATAGAGACCGGGGTGCTTATACTGGAAAAAAAGGAAGCCGACTGGGGTATTTTCCTGATGAATGATTACTTTTCTGAGCATTTTACTGTTCCTAAAGTTTCAAAGTGGAGCTACCTGCGCAACCAGATTCCGGCACTATGCTCTATTATAGAGGAGCGCGATTTTAGCGATATGCGTACCTCATTACAGGTGCGTGTTGGCAATACAGACAGCCAGACCTTTATGCTGCAAACCTCTAAAACCAAAACATACGATACCGATTATTATATTATCCTTTTAGATTCTATACAGAAAGTAATTGCAAAAAAAGAGAAGGATGCCTGGATTAACCTAATGAAGGTCATTTCACATGAGCTGATGAATTCCATCACCCCCATACGATCGCTGGCGCAGAATATGGAAGAGATCGTGGCGCAGGATGACCTTTCTAAAGACGATCTTAACGACATCAAGGAAAGTGTATCTGCGATGATACACCGCAGCGACCACCTTCAAAACTTTATAGACAGCTACCGAAAGCTTGCCATGCTGCCATCCCCCAATAAAGAGGTGCTGAACCTTGAAACAACGATGAATGGCGTGCTTAAAATTATGGCACCGCTGTTTAAAAATGCCGGGGTTACCATTCACAACACCATTGGCTTTAACCGCCGCTTTATGGCTGATGCACTGCAACTGGAACAGGTGCTTATTAATCTTTTCACCAACAGTATTTATGCACTTGAAGGGCTGTCTGAAAAAGAGATCACCATTACTGCCGAGTTTAGAAACGGGCGTATTTTTATTACTATTACCGATACCGGAAACGGCATAGACCCCGCCATTGAAGACAAAATATTCTTGCCATTTTTTACCACACGTAAAGAAGGCGCAGGTATTGGACTTACCCTCTCTAAAAATATTATTGAAGCCCACGGTGGCTACCTTACCTACCAAAACGAAGGTAACGTTACACAATTTACTATTTGTTTGATTGAGTAA
- a CDS encoding histidine kinase produces MKNKRNVLYSLIIMLAGVMIFSAQAQQRNGAQAAVEIEGISTSYGPNGIVRTIKQDTKGNIWVTSWYGVFKYDGKLFTNITRNVSSARFFSVLEDSKGNFWFASIGSGVYYYDGKSFQNFTIVNGLASNEVTSIYEDKAGVVWFGTENGASRYDGKSFKNFKMSEAPPVNEADSVHVSSYQNSLPKVHRMHNDVNVIIEENTGKLWFGTRGYATVYDGKAFTTITNNNGKPFTNVRSILKDKKGNMWLGGADGLWRYDGKTFTRFTPNFVGYIYEDKKGNIWTSSENANKQGWALSRYDEKSLSGKKPIVTEVKANEKMIFGILEDNKGNIWFGSMTGVYRYNGKTITDFKK; encoded by the coding sequence ATGAAAAATAAAAGGAATGTTTTGTATAGCCTGATTATCATGCTGGCAGGTGTAATGATTTTTTCCGCGCAGGCGCAACAAAGAAATGGTGCTCAGGCTGCCGTTGAGATAGAAGGTATATCCACTTCTTATGGTCCCAATGGTATCGTTCGCACCATCAAGCAGGATACAAAAGGCAATATTTGGGTTACCTCATGGTATGGTGTTTTTAAATATGACGGAAAATTGTTTACTAATATCACCCGTAATGTGAGTTCGGCACGCTTCTTTTCTGTTTTAGAAGACAGCAAAGGAAATTTTTGGTTCGCTTCTATAGGTTCCGGGGTTTATTACTATGACGGAAAATCGTTTCAAAATTTCACAATCGTTAACGGACTTGCCAGTAATGAAGTTACAAGCATTTATGAGGATAAAGCCGGTGTTGTTTGGTTTGGTACCGAAAACGGGGCAAGCCGTTACGATGGAAAATCCTTTAAAAATTTTAAAATGAGCGAAGCCCCTCCCGTTAATGAGGCTGATTCTGTTCATGTTTCATCGTATCAAAATTCGCTTCCAAAAGTTCATCGGATGCACAATGATGTTAATGTTATTATTGAAGAAAATACAGGGAAACTATGGTTTGGTACAAGGGGATATGCTACTGTTTATGACGGAAAGGCTTTTACCACGATAACAAATAATAACGGCAAACCTTTTACAAACGTTCGGTCGATACTAAAAGATAAAAAAGGTAATATGTGGCTTGGTGGCGCTGATGGCCTTTGGCGTTATGACGGCAAGACATTTACCAGATTTACCCCGAATTTTGTTGGATACATCTACGAAGATAAAAAGGGTAATATCTGGACCAGTTCAGAAAATGCTAATAAACAGGGCTGGGCACTTTCCCGTTATGATGAAAAGTCCTTGTCGGGTAAAAAACCGATTGTAACCGAAGTAAAAGCAAATGAAAAAATGATATTTGGAATTTTAGAAGACAATAAAGGAAATATTTGGTTTGGATCTATGACTGGAGTATATCGTTATAATGGAAAGACCATAACGGACTTTAAAAAGTAA